In a single window of the Pongo abelii isolate AG06213 chromosome 1, NHGRI_mPonAbe1-v2.0_pri, whole genome shotgun sequence genome:
- the GPR157 gene encoding G-protein coupled receptor 157 isoform X2, with translation MPPTAPPTELVPSERAVVLLSCALSALGSGLLVATHALWPDLRSRARRLLLFLSLADLLSAASYFYGVLQDFAGPSWDCVLQGALSTFANTSSFFWTVAIALYLYLSIVRAARGPRTDRLLWAFHVVSWGVPLVITMAAVALKKIGYDASDVSVGWCWIDLEAKDCVLWMLLTGKLWEMLAYVLLPLLYLLVRKHINRAGIGNTFQGGANCIMFVLCTHTVRTRLFSLCCCCCSSQPPTKSPAGTPKAPAPSKPGESQESQGTPGELPST, from the exons ATGCCGCCGACCGCGCCGCCCACCGAGCTGGTGCCGTCGGAGCGCGCCGTGGTGCTGTTGTCGTGCGCGCTCTCCGCGCTCGGCTCGGGCCTGCTGGTGGCCACGCACGCCCTGTGGCCCGACCTGCGCAGCCGGGCACGGCGCCTGCTGCTCTTCCTGTCGCTGGCCGACCTACTCTCGGCCGCCTCCTACTTCTATGGAGTGCTGCAGGACTTCGCGGGCCCGTCGTGGGACTGCGTGCTGCAGGGCGCGCTGTCCACTTTCGCCAACACCAGCTCCTTCTTCTGGACTGTGGCCATTGCGCTCTACTTGTACCTCAGCATCGTCCGCGCCGCGCGCGGGCCCCGCACAGATCGCCTGCTTTGGGCCTTCCATGTCGTCAG ctggGGTGTCCCGCTGGTCATCACCATGGCAGCCGTCGCCCTGAAGAAGATTGGCTATGACGCCTCGGACGTGTCTGTGGGCTGGTGCTGGATCGACCTGGAGGCCAAAGACTGCGTCCTGTGGATGCTGCTGACGGGGAAGCTGTGGGAGATGCTGGCATACGTGCTGCTGCCTCTGCTGTACCTCCTGGTCCGGAAGCACATCAACAGAGCG GGTATCGGGAACACGTTTCAGGGAGGTGCCAACTGCATCATGTTCGTCCTCTGCACCCATACCGTCCGAACTCGgctcttctctctctgttgctgctgctgctcttctcAGCCTCCCACCAAGAGCCCGGCTGGCACTCCCAAGGCTCCCGCGCCTTCCAAGCCAGGAGAATCTCAGGAATCCCAAGGGACCCCAGGGGAACTTCCAAGCACCTGA
- the GPR157 gene encoding G-protein coupled receptor 157 isoform X1, protein MPPTAPPTELVPSERAVVLLSCALSALGSGLLVATHALWPDLRSRARRLLLFLSLADLLSAASYFYGVLQDFAGPSWDCVLQGALSTFANTSSFFWTVAIALYLYLSIVRAARGPRTDRLLWAFHVVSWGVPLVITMAAVALKKIGYDASDVSVGWCWIDLEAKDCVLWMLLTGKLWEMLAYVLLPLLYLLVRKHINRAHTALSEYRPILSEEHRLPRHSSVADKKLVLIPLIFICLRVWSTVRFVLTLCGSPAVRTPVLVVLHGIGNTFQGGANCIMFVLCTHTVRTRLFSLCCCCCSSQPPTKSPAGTPKAPAPSKPGESQESQGTPGELPST, encoded by the exons ATGCCGCCGACCGCGCCGCCCACCGAGCTGGTGCCGTCGGAGCGCGCCGTGGTGCTGTTGTCGTGCGCGCTCTCCGCGCTCGGCTCGGGCCTGCTGGTGGCCACGCACGCCCTGTGGCCCGACCTGCGCAGCCGGGCACGGCGCCTGCTGCTCTTCCTGTCGCTGGCCGACCTACTCTCGGCCGCCTCCTACTTCTATGGAGTGCTGCAGGACTTCGCGGGCCCGTCGTGGGACTGCGTGCTGCAGGGCGCGCTGTCCACTTTCGCCAACACCAGCTCCTTCTTCTGGACTGTGGCCATTGCGCTCTACTTGTACCTCAGCATCGTCCGCGCCGCGCGCGGGCCCCGCACAGATCGCCTGCTTTGGGCCTTCCATGTCGTCAG ctggGGTGTCCCGCTGGTCATCACCATGGCAGCCGTCGCCCTGAAGAAGATTGGCTATGACGCCTCGGACGTGTCTGTGGGCTGGTGCTGGATCGACCTGGAGGCCAAAGACTGCGTCCTGTGGATGCTGCTGACGGGGAAGCTGTGGGAGATGCTGGCATACGTGCTGCTGCCTCTGCTGTACCTCCTGGTCCGGAAGCACATCAACAGAGCG CACACGGCACTCTCTGAGTACCGGCCCATCCTCTCCGAGGAGCACCGCCTGCCGCGCCACTCCTCCGTGGCAGACAAGAAGCTGGTGCTCATCCCACTCATCTTCATCTGCCTCCGGGTCTGGAGCACCGTGCGGTTCGTGCTGACCCTCTGTGGCTCCCCGGCGGTGCGGACGCCGGTGCTGGTGGTTCTGCAT GGTATCGGGAACACGTTTCAGGGAGGTGCCAACTGCATCATGTTCGTCCTCTGCACCCATACCGTCCGAACTCGgctcttctctctctgttgctgctgctgctcttctcAGCCTCCCACCAAGAGCCCGGCTGGCACTCCCAAGGCTCCCGCGCCTTCCAAGCCAGGAGAATCTCAGGAATCCCAAGGGACCCCAGGGGAACTTCCAAGCACCTGA